One stretch of Aquimarina sp. Aq107 DNA includes these proteins:
- a CDS encoding RND family transporter has translation MNTIRKLGNAFSKKWAEFVIKFKWPVLIATLILAMGLGSQGNMEFDGDYHVFFSKSNPELEAFDALQEKYTKDDNVVIVLTPSNGDIFTRENLTAIEELTAQAWNTPYSSRVDAVTNFQYTSAQGDDLYVDDLSYESSNKTEAEIEVIKEKALKEPLLVNRILNETGTVTAINVTVRLPGEDSAKEIPEVTAFIRSTISDFKNKYPNFEIHSSGLVPLNTAFFESSMNDLMLTMIMLIIVIITTFILTRNIYSTIATFVVVMFSIMSAVGFVGLAGIKLTPPSSVFPTMILTLAVADSIHILITMLQKMRKDGFSKKDALVESMRLNFMPVFITSLTTVIGFLTMNFGDVPPFWDLGNITAFGMTMAFLYSTTALPALMAILPIKVKTKEIATSEKTSWYTSLGHMVAKQPVRLTIISTIIIGILTFLATKNRFNDEFINYFDETVTFRTDTDYISENLTGIYNVEFSVGSGESGGINNPQYLNKLNEFENWLNEQPEVVHVNAFSEVARRVNRSMHGDDQNYYKIPKSREEAAQYLLLYELSLPFGLDLNNQINVDKSETRVTVTIENIKSADMIAFADRAETWLQNNTPKPMHAIGVSPTLMFSTLGFRQADSMFTGNIIALILISLVLMFALRNFKLGMLSIIPNVTPVLVGFGFWALYKAQINTGMVIVFGMTLGIIVDDTVHFMSKFLRARRELGYDAKEAVIYAFETVGKALVTTTIVLLAGFAVLSTSSFALNSYMARITLIIISSALIIDFILLPSLLILTSKKNESRDVVKDLKPQIQLDK, from the coding sequence ATGAATACAATAAGAAAATTAGGCAATGCTTTTTCAAAAAAATGGGCAGAATTTGTTATCAAATTCAAATGGCCAGTTTTGATCGCAACTTTAATCTTAGCGATGGGGTTAGGTTCGCAAGGAAATATGGAATTTGATGGAGATTATCATGTCTTTTTCAGTAAATCAAATCCAGAACTAGAAGCATTCGATGCTCTACAAGAAAAATATACCAAGGATGACAATGTTGTAATAGTCTTAACACCGTCTAATGGCGATATTTTCACAAGAGAAAATTTAACTGCAATAGAAGAACTTACTGCCCAAGCATGGAACACCCCTTACTCTTCTCGGGTAGATGCTGTTACAAATTTCCAATACACTAGTGCTCAAGGTGATGATCTCTATGTAGACGATCTTTCCTATGAATCTTCTAACAAAACTGAAGCAGAAATTGAAGTAATTAAAGAAAAAGCATTAAAAGAACCACTTTTGGTAAATCGTATTCTTAATGAAACCGGCACAGTAACAGCAATCAACGTAACAGTACGACTGCCTGGTGAAGATAGTGCGAAAGAAATACCAGAAGTTACCGCTTTCATCCGCAGTACTATTTCAGATTTTAAAAATAAGTATCCAAACTTTGAAATCCATTCTTCTGGATTAGTTCCATTAAATACGGCATTCTTCGAATCCTCTATGAATGACCTTATGCTGACCATGATTATGTTAATCATTGTTATTATTACAACCTTCATTCTTACACGAAATATCTATAGTACTATTGCAACTTTTGTAGTAGTTATGTTTTCAATTATGAGTGCTGTTGGATTTGTTGGATTAGCAGGTATAAAGTTAACTCCTCCATCTTCTGTATTTCCTACTATGATATTAACATTAGCGGTTGCAGATAGTATTCACATTTTGATCACCATGCTTCAGAAAATGAGAAAAGATGGATTCTCCAAAAAAGATGCATTGGTAGAGTCTATGCGACTTAATTTCATGCCAGTTTTCATTACCAGCTTAACCACAGTCATTGGGTTTTTAACTATGAATTTCGGAGATGTACCGCCATTCTGGGATTTAGGAAATATTACTGCTTTCGGTATGACTATGGCGTTCCTATACTCCACTACGGCCCTGCCAGCATTAATGGCAATATTACCAATAAAAGTAAAAACTAAGGAAATAGCTACTTCAGAAAAAACAAGTTGGTATACTTCTTTAGGACATATGGTTGCTAAACAACCCGTAAGACTTACCATTATCTCAACAATTATTATCGGTATTTTGACATTTTTAGCCACAAAAAATAGATTTAACGATGAGTTTATTAACTATTTTGATGAGACTGTTACGTTTAGAACTGATACTGATTATATCAGTGAAAACCTGACAGGTATCTATAATGTAGAATTCTCTGTAGGTAGCGGAGAAAGTGGAGGGATTAACAACCCACAATACCTAAACAAACTAAATGAATTCGAAAATTGGCTCAATGAACAACCAGAAGTTGTACATGTAAACGCTTTTAGTGAAGTTGCTAGAAGAGTAAATCGTTCTATGCACGGTGATGATCAAAACTATTATAAGATCCCAAAAAGTCGTGAAGAAGCAGCTCAATACTTATTGCTATATGAATTATCTCTTCCATTTGGATTGGATTTAAACAATCAAATTAATGTAGATAAATCGGAAACACGTGTAACAGTTACCATCGAAAATATCAAAAGTGCCGATATGATCGCTTTTGCAGATCGTGCCGAAACTTGGCTACAAAATAACACACCAAAACCGATGCACGCAATAGGTGTGAGTCCAACATTAATGTTCTCTACGCTCGGTTTTAGACAAGCCGACAGTATGTTTACTGGTAATATTATTGCCTTGATTCTGATATCCCTTGTATTAATGTTTGCATTAAGAAATTTCAAATTAGGTATGCTAAGTATTATTCCAAATGTAACTCCTGTTTTAGTTGGTTTTGGTTTCTGGGCTTTATATAAAGCCCAAATTAATACGGGAATGGTAATCGTATTCGGAATGACATTAGGGATCATAGTAGATGACACTGTTCATTTTATGAGTAAGTTTTTACGAGCTCGAAGAGAATTAGGCTATGATGCTAAAGAAGCCGTGATTTATGCTTTTGAAACTGTAGGTAAAGCATTAGTAACTACCACTATTGTCCTACTAGCAGGATTTGCAGTGCTTTCTACTTCTTCTTTTGCATTAAACAGTTATATGGCAAGAATTACGTTAATCATAATCTCATCAGCCCTAATCATTGATTTTATATTGCTTCCTTCACTTCTTATTCTAACGAGCAAAAAGAATGAATCAAGAGATGTCGTAAAAGATTTAAAACCACAAATACAACTCGATAAATAA
- a CDS encoding outer membrane lipoprotein-sorting protein encodes MKKIILIGIALLSVSMVQAQNAEERGLQIAKEADKADQGFNSSIVNLKMTLKNKNGQTSERLLITRTLEQSDDGDKSMIVFNSPKDVKGTSTLTFTHKIGSDDQWLFLPSIKRVKRISSNNKSGPFVGSEFAYEDLSSQEVEKYSYKFLEENGNLLIVEQDPVDPKSGYTRRVVTYNKDKAYRLEKVEFYDRKNSLLKTLTYSDYKLYKGKFWRALTLDMVNHQSNKETQLKFSDYNFESELSEDDFTQVALKRAGK; translated from the coding sequence ATGAAAAAAATAATTTTAATAGGAATCGCTTTGCTAAGCGTTTCCATGGTACAAGCACAAAATGCAGAAGAAAGAGGTTTACAAATTGCTAAAGAAGCTGATAAAGCAGACCAAGGTTTTAATAGCTCAATAGTAAATCTAAAGATGACTTTAAAAAATAAAAATGGTCAAACAAGCGAACGTTTATTAATCACACGAACCCTAGAACAATCTGATGACGGTGATAAATCCATGATAGTATTTAATAGCCCTAAAGATGTAAAAGGAACTTCAACACTTACTTTTACACACAAAATAGGGTCCGACGATCAATGGCTTTTTTTACCATCTATAAAAAGAGTGAAAAGAATTTCATCAAACAATAAGTCCGGTCCTTTTGTAGGTAGTGAATTCGCTTATGAAGATCTCTCCTCACAGGAGGTGGAAAAATATAGTTATAAGTTCCTAGAAGAAAATGGCAATTTACTTATTGTAGAACAAGATCCTGTAGATCCAAAATCCGGATACACCAGAAGAGTAGTTACATATAATAAGGATAAAGCGTATCGTTTAGAAAAAGTAGAATTCTATGATCGCAAAAACTCTTTACTAAAAACACTTACCTACAGTGATTATAAATTATATAAAGGCAAATTTTGGAGAGCATTAACCTTAGATATGGTGAATCACCAAAGCAATAAAGAAACACAATTAAAATTTAGTGATTACAATTTCGAATCCGAATTATCCGAAGATGATTTTACACAAGTAGCTCTTAAAAGAGCTGGAAAATAA
- a CDS encoding M12 family metallopeptidase has product MGAALAVLSCSENEPISELENLEPDNQVFDGAERASFDKIGTTEEGFYAGLPINYELVDGKRIFEGDIILPKDEVYTEDSNFVLEDGQDPSLSRSVGRTSGRWPDNTVYYTIANDLPNKARVTNAIASWENNTNLTFIERTNESNYIYFRPGSGCSSSVGMVGGRQNINLASGCSTGNTIHEIGHAVGLWHEQSRADRDQYVTINFQNIQSGRDFNFKTYVEQGYDGDEYTSSLDFGSIMMYGAYSFSKNGQPTITKKDGSTYSVQRNALSTADLEGIDKMYPDGGDGGGEPTYQNGQYYTVYGLRVYRYNDKWYYYSSRGWREVVYVNGAWYYA; this is encoded by the coding sequence ATGGGTGCAGCCTTGGCTGTACTCTCATGTTCAGAAAATGAACCAATTTCTGAATTAGAAAACCTGGAACCAGACAATCAAGTCTTTGATGGCGCCGAAAGAGCAAGTTTTGACAAAATTGGAACAACCGAAGAAGGCTTTTATGCAGGATTACCCATCAACTATGAACTAGTAGATGGAAAAAGAATTTTTGAAGGTGACATTATTCTTCCCAAAGACGAAGTCTATACGGAAGATTCTAATTTTGTACTAGAAGACGGACAAGATCCTTCCTTAAGCAGAAGTGTTGGACGTACCTCTGGAAGGTGGCCTGATAATACAGTTTACTATACCATAGCAAATGATCTTCCTAACAAAGCCAGAGTTACCAATGCAATTGCTAGTTGGGAAAACAATACCAATCTTACTTTTATTGAAAGAACTAACGAATCCAATTACATATACTTTAGACCTGGTAGTGGATGTTCATCAAGTGTAGGAATGGTTGGTGGAAGACAAAACATCAATTTAGCAAGTGGTTGCAGTACTGGAAATACTATTCACGAAATTGGTCATGCTGTTGGATTATGGCACGAACAAAGTAGAGCTGATAGAGATCAGTATGTAACTATTAATTTTCAAAACATACAATCTGGTAGAGATTTCAACTTCAAAACCTATGTAGAACAAGGATATGACGGAGACGAATATACTAGTTCTTTAGATTTTGGATCAATTATGATGTATGGAGCGTATTCATTCTCTAAGAACGGTCAACCAACAATTACCAAAAAAGACGGAAGCACATACTCTGTACAGAGAAATGCATTGTCTACAGCTGATTTAGAAGGAATAGATAAAATGTATCCCGATGGTGGAGACGGCGGTGGTGAGCCGACTTATCAAAATGGACAATACTATACAGTTTATGGACTAAGAGTATACCGATATAATGATAAATGGTACTACTACAGCTCCAGAGGATGGAGAGAAGTAGTTTATGTTAATGGGGCTTGGTATTATGCATAA
- a CDS encoding nuclear transport factor 2 family protein, with amino-acid sequence MKNLVIFICFAIAITSQAQTKKEINTVLEQWHKAAADASFDSYFGLMTNDAIFIGTDATENWDLASFKAFSKPYFDKGKAWSFSTLERNIFAQTDSKLAWFDELLDTQMGICRGSGVLEKTTEGWKIKHYVLSIAIPNENVKEITILKESFDSDLIKKLRSK; translated from the coding sequence ATGAAGAATTTAGTAATTTTTATATGTTTTGCAATTGCCATTACTTCTCAAGCTCAAACAAAAAAAGAAATCAATACCGTATTAGAACAATGGCATAAAGCCGCAGCTGATGCATCATTCGATTCTTATTTTGGTTTGATGACCAATGATGCCATATTTATTGGAACTGATGCTACGGAGAACTGGGATTTAGCTTCCTTTAAAGCATTTTCTAAACCTTATTTTGACAAAGGAAAAGCATGGAGCTTTAGCACATTAGAAAGAAATATATTTGCTCAAACTGACAGTAAATTAGCTTGGTTTGATGAATTATTAGATACTCAAATGGGAATCTGCAGAGGTAGCGGTGTGTTAGAAAAAACGACTGAAGGCTGGAAAATAAAACATTACGTCCTATCCATTGCAATACCCAATGAAAATGTAAAAGAAATTACTATACTTAAGGAAAGTTTTGATAGTGATTTAATAAAAAAATTAAGAAGTAAGTAA
- a CDS encoding HAD family hydrolase translates to MLYNIKIILLKDTLYIFDIDGTLTDSVPMYLISVTKAMMSMGINNIDTDYNNYKHHTDSYALRYNYERSFKQDLSENLLGDFENNLVKQMLEFDPVKEIKGAQSLIQSFRDKSIPFCFATGALPKPAMLKLEQCDIWYDELLLATSMTHESREGFVMDALERAKAFYNISQFSKIISVGDGLWDLKTAQNLSLDFVGIGDRNKEKLLQNGATRCYSNIEEFSKSIF, encoded by the coding sequence ATTCTTTATAATATAAAAATAATACTTCTGAAAGACACATTATACATATTTGACATTGATGGGACATTAACAGATAGTGTACCTATGTATTTAATCTCTGTAACCAAAGCTATGATGAGTATGGGGATTAATAATATTGATACAGACTATAATAATTATAAGCATCATACGGATAGTTATGCGTTACGATATAATTATGAGCGTAGTTTTAAACAAGATCTTTCGGAGAATCTTTTAGGAGATTTTGAGAATAATTTGGTAAAGCAAATGCTGGAATTCGATCCAGTAAAAGAAATTAAAGGAGCTCAATCTTTAATACAATCTTTTAGAGATAAGTCTATTCCCTTTTGTTTTGCTACCGGAGCACTTCCTAAACCTGCAATGCTTAAATTAGAGCAATGTGATATATGGTACGATGAGTTATTACTAGCTACTTCTATGACACATGAATCACGAGAAGGATTTGTAATGGATGCATTAGAAAGAGCAAAAGCATTTTATAATATATCGCAGTTTTCTAAGATTATCTCAGTGGGTGATGGGCTTTGGGATCTGAAAACAGCCCAAAACTTATCTTTAGATTTTGTTGGTATTGGAGATAGGAATAAGGAAAAACTACTACAAAACGGCGCTACTAGATGTTATTCTAATATAGAAGAATTTAGTAAAAGTATATTCTAG
- a CDS encoding TonB-dependent receptor, which translates to MRLFLIVVFTLFFVTDNAAQSITVLSRSNNQPIPSVTIHNKTKSKTVITDFDGIADISDFSETEILYFIHISHITFTITKSEVLALSNKVYLEVDENQLSEVVISVSKWEQDKKDVTQKIVSITSDEISFSTPQTSADLLQSSGQVFIQKSQLGGGSPIIRGFSTNRLLLTVDGVRMNNAIFRGGNVQNVISVDPFTIDRTEVILGPGSVVYGSDAIGGVMNFYTAQPKIAIRGKNKFSGNAIARYASASNEKTGHIDFNIGLEKWAFLTSVSYTDFDDLTMGSHGPDDYLRNEYVETIDGVDTVVENDDPKSQVFTGYDQFNLLQKVHFIPNERWDINAGFIYTKTSDYPRYDRLIRRSDGDLRSAEWYYGPQKWLMGNIQLTNKWKNRLYDKVKFTAAYQNFQESRNDRDFGDDTLSRTKEDVDAYSANLDFEKKFDDKTTVYYGLEYILNQVLSEGSEFNISTNEVVAAPSRYPDGSTWQSIAAYASLKSKLSEKVRFQGGLRYNRIILYSEFDNAFFDFPFREANIDTEAFTGTAGISWLPNDILQWKFNFSTAFRAPNIDDVGKIFDSEPGSVVVPNPDLEPEYAYNGEIGLTANIGKNFKIDLATYYTQLDNALVRRDFSLNGETEIIFGGELSNVQAIQNAANAQIYGFEAGFSYDFIKNFNLSSKYTFTGGEEELDDGSVSPSRHVAPQFGSTNLNYTNDKWMIDFSAIYNGQFDFEELAPSQQNNDFLYALDENGNPYSPSWYTLNVRSRYQFTKSLQATLTIENITDQRYRPYSSGIAGAGRNFILSLKYSL; encoded by the coding sequence ATGCGCTTATTTTTAATTGTTGTATTCACTTTATTTTTTGTAACGGATAATGCTGCTCAAAGTATTACTGTGCTAAGTAGGTCAAATAACCAACCTATTCCTAGTGTTACAATTCATAATAAAACTAAGTCAAAAACTGTTATAACGGATTTTGATGGTATAGCGGATATTTCCGATTTTTCGGAAACAGAAATTCTATATTTTATTCACATATCCCACATAACTTTTACTATTACTAAGTCTGAAGTTCTAGCTTTATCAAATAAAGTGTATTTGGAGGTGGATGAAAATCAATTATCGGAGGTAGTGATTTCAGTTTCTAAATGGGAACAGGATAAAAAAGATGTTACTCAAAAGATTGTTAGTATTACATCTGATGAAATCTCTTTCTCTACGCCACAAACTTCAGCTGACCTTCTACAGAGTAGTGGACAAGTGTTTATACAGAAAAGTCAGTTGGGAGGAGGTAGTCCAATAATTCGAGGATTTTCTACTAATCGATTATTACTAACTGTGGATGGAGTTCGAATGAATAATGCCATTTTTAGAGGAGGAAATGTCCAAAATGTAATATCGGTAGATCCGTTTACTATAGATAGAACTGAAGTGATTTTAGGTCCTGGTTCTGTAGTATATGGGAGTGATGCAATAGGTGGTGTAATGAACTTTTATACCGCACAACCTAAGATTGCTATTCGAGGAAAAAATAAATTTAGTGGGAATGCCATAGCTAGGTATGCTAGTGCAAGCAACGAAAAAACAGGTCATATTGATTTTAATATTGGTTTAGAGAAATGGGCATTCCTAACTAGTGTGAGTTATACCGATTTTGATGACCTTACTATGGGAAGTCATGGTCCAGATGATTATTTGCGAAATGAATATGTGGAAACAATTGATGGCGTAGATACAGTAGTTGAAAATGACGATCCTAAAAGTCAGGTTTTTACAGGGTATGATCAATTTAATCTTTTACAAAAAGTACATTTTATTCCCAATGAAAGATGGGATATAAATGCAGGATTTATTTATACGAAAACTTCTGATTATCCTAGGTATGATCGTTTGATTCGTCGAAGTGATGGTGATTTAAGATCTGCCGAATGGTATTATGGACCCCAAAAATGGTTAATGGGTAATATACAATTAACCAATAAATGGAAAAACAGATTATACGATAAAGTAAAGTTTACAGCTGCGTATCAGAATTTTCAAGAAAGTAGAAATGATCGAGATTTTGGGGATGATACGTTGTCAAGAACCAAAGAAGATGTAGATGCTTATTCTGCAAACCTTGATTTTGAAAAGAAATTTGACGATAAAACTACTGTATATTACGGTTTAGAATATATTTTGAATCAAGTCTTATCAGAAGGGTCAGAATTTAACATTTCTACCAATGAGGTTGTAGCTGCACCATCAAGATATCCAGATGGGTCTACTTGGCAATCTATTGCAGCATACGCTAGTTTAAAAAGTAAGTTGAGCGAAAAAGTAAGGTTTCAAGGAGGGTTACGATATAATAGAATTATTCTTTATTCAGAATTCGACAACGCATTTTTTGATTTCCCATTTAGAGAGGCAAATATTGATACAGAGGCTTTTACGGGGACAGCTGGAATTAGCTGGTTACCAAATGATATTTTGCAATGGAAGTTTAATTTTTCTACGGCATTTAGAGCACCTAATATTGATGATGTAGGTAAAATTTTTGATTCCGAACCAGGTTCGGTGGTGGTGCCAAATCCAGATTTGGAACCAGAATATGCTTATAATGGAGAAATTGGATTGACTGCTAATATTGGTAAGAATTTCAAGATTGATTTAGCAACTTATTATACACAATTGGACAATGCTTTAGTTCGAAGAGATTTTTCTCTTAATGGAGAAACTGAGATTATTTTTGGAGGAGAACTAAGCAATGTACAGGCGATTCAGAATGCAGCTAATGCTCAGATTTATGGTTTTGAGGCAGGTTTTAGCTATGATTTTATAAAGAATTTTAATCTTTCTTCTAAATACACATTTACAGGTGGAGAAGAAGAACTAGATGATGGTTCAGTATCACCATCGAGACATGTAGCTCCTCAATTTGGTAGTACAAATCTTAATTATACAAATGATAAATGGATGATTGATTTTTCTGCAATTTATAATGGACAATTTGATTTTGAAGAGTTGGCTCCTTCTCAACAAAACAATGACTTTTTATATGCATTAGATGAAAACGGAAATCCATATTCTCCTTCTTGGTATACCCTTAATGTGAGATCAAGATATCAGTTTACTAAAAGTTTGCAAGCAACTTTAACCATTGAGAATATTACTGATCAACGTTATCGACCATATTCATCTGGTATCGCTGGAGCTGGAAGAAATTTTATTCTATCTTTAAAGTATTCTTTATAA
- the recO gene encoding DNA repair protein RecO yields the protein MIVNTPAIVIHSLRYGESDLIVSLLTKTSGLRSYLLKGILKSKRGKIRSSLFQPLTLLEIEANHKDKGTLERIKEAKVLIPYQSLHTNFVKSSLVFFLSEILKNTIQEQEINEDLFHYLETTFLWLDSHDNIGNFHISFLIKLTQYLGFYPDTSNISSSVFNMQDGCFQEDSSNIYCLEGNSVLVLKKFLGTTFEESMSIKMSRMVRNEILNTLLVYFELHLHGFKKPKSLSILNEIFS from the coding sequence ATGATTGTTAATACTCCAGCCATAGTAATTCATTCTTTGCGTTATGGAGAAAGTGATTTAATAGTTTCCTTATTAACGAAAACAAGTGGCTTACGTTCTTATTTGCTAAAAGGAATATTAAAATCTAAAAGAGGAAAAATACGATCTTCTTTGTTTCAACCGTTAACGTTACTAGAAATTGAAGCAAATCATAAAGACAAAGGTACTTTAGAAAGAATTAAAGAAGCTAAAGTTCTAATCCCATATCAATCTTTGCATACTAATTTTGTTAAAAGTTCACTTGTGTTTTTTCTTTCAGAAATATTAAAAAACACAATTCAAGAACAAGAAATAAATGAGGATCTTTTTCATTATTTAGAAACAACTTTTTTGTGGTTAGATTCACATGATAATATTGGTAATTTCCATATTTCGTTTTTAATAAAGCTGACACAATATTTAGGGTTTTATCCAGATACATCCAATATTTCTTCGTCAGTTTTTAATATGCAAGATGGGTGCTTTCAGGAAGATTCTTCTAACATCTATTGTCTCGAAGGAAATAGTGTTTTGGTGCTTAAGAAGTTTTTGGGCACGACATTTGAGGAAAGTATGAGTATTAAAATGTCTAGAATGGTAAGAAATGAGATTCTTAATACGTTATTAGTATATTTTGAGCTACATTTGCACGGTTTTAAAAAACCAAAGTCACTTTCGATTTTGAATGAAATTTTTAGTTAA
- a CDS encoding two-component regulator propeller domain-containing protein: MRYFRQLILLIFPVFLFSQDFSNQWTGHYSYFQINDSYATENKIYVASVNTIFIYDTDTRTSETFTTVNGLSGETVSSIYHSSVFDITVIGYDNGLLELIVDDEVITFIDILEKPTIPPTQKRINHFFENGNILYVSTEFGIVEFNLERIEFGDTFFVGPAGSQINITGTVVSNNVIYATTSNNGILNANVDNPNLVDFNQWITLVPGQYRGITLFNEQILVWENNNLISRLDGPVLTTVVTASSNVIDVSIDSDNLIVANTDRASVFDTSFNETTSAISTTGDSFLLNTALSFNNTLYLGTDSRGLLQVDFNDLTNKTSISPAGPLSNFTFGIEALNNTLWVVFGQYDVNFNPFPLQQRGISKLTSEGWLNISKDEVLGATSLSHITINPNNEDQVFISSLSSGLLEINDNVVTNLYNNLNSGFESFVTNDPIFVFLNGSVFDNEGNLWVNNARVDNGLKRFSPGATQTLNVNLSRSIPNPLNNLGFTDTVIDRDGNLFVGGFNSGVIGYNTDTESQIQLSGETEGSNLPSDYVLALEVDRNNQLWIGTFRGIRVLFNTSGVFQQSNPQASQIIILDDEGVPQELLFDETITDIEADGSNNKWVATASSGVFYFSSDGQETLAHFTADNSPLPTNNVLDISVDDSTGSVYFATEKGLLEFKGTATGPEDNLDNVVAFPNPVRPGFNGQVTIKGLTSRSNVKITDIEGNLVYEEISEGGSIQWDTTAFGRHKVASGVYLILVTGEDQAETTVSKLLIVR; the protein is encoded by the coding sequence ATGCGATACTTCAGACAGTTAATACTTCTAATTTTTCCGGTATTTCTATTTTCCCAAGATTTTAGCAATCAATGGACTGGGCATTATTCCTATTTTCAGATTAACGATTCCTATGCAACAGAAAATAAAATTTATGTTGCTTCGGTGAATACAATTTTTATCTATGATACGGATACAAGAACTTCGGAAACCTTTACTACTGTAAATGGTTTGTCTGGAGAAACAGTATCTTCCATTTATCATAGTTCAGTATTTGATATTACTGTTATTGGTTATGATAATGGATTGTTAGAGCTAATAGTTGATGATGAGGTAATAACTTTTATCGATATTTTAGAGAAACCAACGATTCCTCCAACACAGAAAAGGATCAATCACTTTTTTGAAAATGGTAATATATTGTACGTCTCCACAGAGTTTGGGATCGTAGAGTTTAATTTAGAAAGAATAGAATTTGGTGATACGTTTTTTGTGGGTCCAGCTGGATCACAAATAAATATAACTGGAACGGTAGTTTCAAACAATGTGATTTATGCAACTACTTCGAATAATGGAATTTTAAATGCAAATGTTGACAACCCTAATTTAGTTGATTTTAACCAATGGATAACTTTAGTTCCAGGACAGTATAGAGGAATTACATTATTTAATGAGCAGATTTTGGTATGGGAGAATAATAACCTTATCAGTCGTCTTGATGGACCAGTTCTAACTACAGTTGTAACTGCTTCTAGTAATGTAATAGATGTTTCTATCGATTCTGACAATTTAATAGTTGCTAATACAGATCGAGCATCGGTATTTGATACAAGCTTTAATGAAACTACATCGGCTATTAGTACAACAGGAGATTCTTTTTTATTAAATACCGCGTTATCTTTTAATAATACACTATATCTAGGAACAGATAGTAGAGGATTATTACAAGTTGATTTTAATGATCTTACTAATAAAACTTCAATATCTCCAGCGGGACCATTAAGTAATTTTACTTTTGGTATAGAGGCATTAAATAACACACTATGGGTTGTATTTGGTCAATATGATGTCAATTTTAACCCGTTTCCTTTACAACAAAGAGGGATAAGTAAACTCACTTCTGAAGGATGGTTAAATATTTCTAAAGATGAGGTTTTGGGTGCTACGTCTTTATCTCATATTACTATTAATCCCAATAATGAAGATCAGGTTTTTATTAGTAGTTTAAGTAGTGGCTTATTAGAGATTAATGATAATGTAGTAACTAATTTATATAACAACCTTAATAGTGGTTTTGAGTCATTTGTAACAAATGATCCAATTTTTGTGTTTCTTAATGGCTCTGTTTTTGACAATGAAGGAAATCTGTGGGTTAATAACGCTAGGGTTGACAATGGTTTGAAAAGATTTTCTCCTGGTGCGACACAAACACTTAATGTTAATTTAAGCAGATCGATACCTAATCCTTTAAATAATTTAGGTTTTACGGATACGGTGATAGATAGAGACGGAAATTTGTTTGTTGGTGGATTTAATTCAGGTGTGATTGGTTACAATACTGATACAGAAAGTCAAATTCAATTATCTGGTGAAACAGAAGGTTCTAATCTTCCTAGTGATTATGTACTTGCTTTAGAGGTTGATCGGAATAATCAATTGTGGATTGGTACTTTTAGAGGTATAAGAGTTTTGTTTAATACCTCTGGAGTGTTTCAGCAAAGTAACCCTCAAGCAAGTCAGATTATTATTTTAGATGATGAAGGTGTTCCTCAAGAATTATTATTTGATGAGACAATTACTGATATCGAAGCAGATGGATCTAATAATAAATGGGTAGCTACAGCATCATCGGGAGTATTTTATTTTTCTTCTGATGGACAAGAGACATTAGCTCATTTTACAGCTGATAATTCTCCATTACCCACAAATAATGTATTAGATATATCGGTAGATGATTCTACAGGTTCTGTTTATTTTGCAACTGAGAAAGGTTTATTAGAGTTTAAAGGTACCGCTACCGGACCAGAAGATAACTTGGATAATGTAGTTGCATTTCCTAATCCGGTACGTCCAGGATTTAATGGGCAGGTCACAATAAAAGGATTAACAAGTAGATCAAATGTAAAAATCACTGATATTGAAGGTAACTTAGTATATGAAGAAATTAGTGAAGGTGGAAGTATTCAGTGGGATACTACTGCTTTTGGGAGACATAAGGTAGCATCTGGAGTTTATCTTATTTTAGTTACAGGAGAAGATCAAGCAGAAACGACTGTTTCTAAGCTTTTGATAGTTAGGTAA